The following nucleotide sequence is from Candidatus Cloacimonadaceae bacterium.
ATCGGTGTGCCGTGTTCGTCCGTGCCGCAGATATAGATCACATCTTCTTGTTTGAGGCGCAGATAGCGCACAAATACGTCAGCGGGAAGATATGCTCCCGCCACGTGTCCGACGTGCAGCTTGCCATTGGCATAGGGGAGAGCGCTGGTGACCAGATATCTCATTTGGAATCTCCCAAGAAAGCACTGTGCACAGCGCGCACGCAATCCTGCACCTGATCGGAAGGCAACATCAACTCGATGGTCATCTCGCTGTGCTGAATGCGTTTGATATCAAAGGGCTCGCAGATGCGGATCGTTTTTTCCAAAAAGCAGGGATCGAGATTGATGCCGAGTCCGATTAGATTCACGCAGCCGAGAGCATCCACTTTTTCGATCAGTTCGAGACCATTTTTTTCGATCAGATAATCGATCTCTTTTTGAAACTTATCTTCGATAAGCAGCTCGATTTGATCGCCATCCACATAGTATTTGAAAATCTCATTTTGCCAGACCTGAAACAGATCCAGCAATGCCGCATTCTTGCTAAGCACGTATTTGGCGAGGTTTTCTTTGTGCGCGATGGCGCTTATATTTCTCTCTTCCATAGAGTTATCCTTTATGTAATCTTTTTGTATAATCGTCCCTGAAGCGAAGGTGAAAGAAGATTTCACCTCCACCGGAATCTCGTATTTATATGCAAATTCAACAGCACGGGGGTGGATCACCTTGGAGCCGTTGTAGCTAAGCGCCAACATCCGGGCATAATCGATCGAGGGCAGCAAACGGGCATTCGGAACGATGCGCGGATCTGCTGTAAAGACGCCATCCACATCGGTATAGATCTCGCAGCGATCGGCTTTCAAATAGCAGGCAAGCGCCACCGCCGAAGTATCAGAACCGCCTCGTCCCAAGGTCGTGATTTCCTTGGCGGAGCTCACACCCTGAAAGCCTGCCACGATCACGATCTTGCCCAACATCAGTTCCTCGCGGATGCGAAAGGCGTTCACACTGAGGATGCGGGCGT
It contains:
- a CDS encoding aspartate kinase — encoded protein: MKKFGGTSVGSIDLIQSVAAKIASEHRSADSLVLVVSAMAKTTDDLVRLAYGISDHPSRREFDMLLTAGERISMSLMSLALQEKGFSSISFTGSQSGIMTDDKHGNARILSVNAFRIREELMLGKIVIVAGFQGVSSAKEITTLGRGGSDTSAVALACYLKADRCEIYTDVDGVFTADPRIVPNARLLPSIDYARMLALSYNGSKVIHPRAVEFAYKYEIPVEVKSSFTFASGTIIQKDYIKDNSMEERNISAIAHKENLAKYVLSKNAALLDLFQVWQNEIFKYYVDGDQIELLIEDKFQKEIDYLIEKNGLELIEKVDALGCVNLIGLGINLDPCFLEKTIRICEPFDIKRIQHSEMTIELMLPSDQVQDCVRAVHSAFLGDSK